The following are from one region of the Muntiacus reevesi chromosome 3, mMunRee1.1, whole genome shotgun sequence genome:
- the LOC136162891 gene encoding retinoic acid early transcript 1E-like, translating into MLLKLQGGKSLAHTTGHLLLILLLTEVRKTLGNAHFLCLDLTVIKQSRPGQPWCQVQASMDTKPLLHYDSDSNKVRPLGFLGEEVNDTKAWMELNQTLGEAGRELRSCLSSNWTKRRCPPSLQVRLCCQREAEQCSGASLLFSINGRTALLLDTMSITWTVINPGATVIKEAWENNQELAEYFRKISMGDCSYWLREFLEHWENMVLPEPTEPLIMAPDISQSASIQLVTCIILLIITQLVLIASSS; encoded by the exons ATGCTCCTAAAACTGCAGGGAGGAAAGTCATTGGCTCACACCACAGGTCATCTTCTGCTGATACTGCTGCTGACCGAAGTCAGGAAGACTCTGGGCA ATGCCCACTTTCTGTGCCTTGATCTCACTGTCATAAAACAGTCCAGACCGGGACAGCCCTGGTGTCAAGTCCAGGCCTCCATGGACACAAAGCCTTTACTCCACTATGACAGTGACAGCAACAAGGTCAGACCTTTGGGTTTCCTGGGGGAGGAGGTAAACGACACCAAAGCATGGATGGAATTGAACCAAACGCTGGGAGAAGCAGGAAGAGAGCTCAGATCCTGCCTGTCATCAAACTGGACAAAAAGGAGAT GTCCTCCCTCCCTGCAGGTCAGGCTGTGTTGTCAGCGTGAAGCCGAGCAATGCTCTGGTGCATCCTTGCTCTTCAGCATCAATGGACGgacagccctcctccttgacaccaTGAGCATAACCTGGACAGTCATCAATCCTGGAGCCACAGTGATCAAGGAGGCGTGGGAGAACAACCAGGAACTGGCAGAGTACTTCAGGAAGATCTCAATGGGAGACTGCAGTTATTGGCTTAGGGAATTCCTGGAACACTGGGAGAACATGGTGCTCCCAGAGCCCACAG AACCACTAATAATGGCCCCAGATATCAGCCAGTCTGCATCCATCCAATTGGTCACTTGCATCATCCTATTGATCATCACCCAGTTAGTTCTAATTGCTTCATCATCATGA